In Phyllopteryx taeniolatus isolate TA_2022b chromosome 22, UOR_Ptae_1.2, whole genome shotgun sequence, one DNA window encodes the following:
- the si:ch211-214j24.10 gene encoding uncharacterized protein si:ch211-214j24.10, with amino-acid sequence MHIKTGTWEANNTVCESDTLCDPAVLVVTANPEPRVRNRRLSPGSGNCGGGGGGCLSGGRPRQLSPDADPIGPTRSHGFGFRVEKERKGQQHKGRGLRRDAGQKDLDRSQKLTRKARWVEDSLSLLKPPPAFPVQDSPAKLQPAVSYASKVKAKATGGVLEEDRHAIGVLLQNQWGLSFISETRPVPEGADPPAPRPEETPRPFATSTAPATHPELDENNGELLLSCRHLVEALNFHNREWNAICNKQKKDPKRVMWYKDFREHPA; translated from the exons ATGCATATCAAGACGG GTACGTGGGAAGCCAATAACACTGTGTGCGAGTCCGATACCCTGTGCGACCCAGCTGTCCTCGTCGTGACCGCCAACCCGGAGCCCCGCGTCCGAAACCGCCGCCTGTCGCCCGGCTCCGGCAACTGCGGCGGGGGCGGAGGAGGCTGCCTTTCCGGAGGGCGGCCCCGGCAGCTCTCCCCCGACGCGGACCCGATCGGACCGACCCGCTCGCACGGCTTCGGCTTCCGCGTGGAAAAAGAGCGCAAGGGCCAGCAGCACAAAGGACGCGGCCTTCGCCGAGACGCCGGCCAGAAGGACCTCGACCGCTCCCAAAAGCTTACCCGGAAAGCGAGGTGGGTGGAGGACAGTCTGTCGCTGCTCAAGCCCCCGCCCGCCTTCCCGGTGCAGGACAGCCCCGCCAAGCTGCAGCCGGCCGTCAGCTACGCCTCCAAGGTGAAGGCCAAAGCGACTGGCGGCGTTCTGGAGGAGGACCGCCACGCCATCGGTGTTCTGCTCCAGAACCAATGGGGGCTGAGTTTCATCAGCGAGACGAGGCCCGTTCCGGAGGGCGCCGACCCCCCCGCCCCTCGACCCGAAGAAACGCCCAGGCCCTTCGCTACCTCCACCGCCCCGGCGACGCACCCTGAGCTGGACGAGAACAACGGGGAGCTGCTACTCAGTTGTCGCCACCTTGTGGAGGCTCTCAACTTCCATAATAGAG AATGGAATGCAATCtgcaacaaacagaaaaaag ATCCCAAAAGAGTTATGTGGTACAAGGACTTCCGGGAGCACCCGGCCTAG